One Salvia miltiorrhiza cultivar Shanhuang (shh) chromosome 6, IMPLAD_Smil_shh, whole genome shotgun sequence genomic window, TTCTTGCACCACTTCAACTtcaacttgtgatactagagagaattcgtTATGCCCTTCGATCTTCCACTTCTTCAAGTTCGTTCTAATGAGCatcccaacacctctatttatagattttagagatgggcttcatgggctttatgggctttgtgccttcatgcatgggccttagggccttaagtggccaataagcccattaattcattttattaaatattaatcatatatatctatttaattaggaataaaatcccatttaataaaatagaaaatataattgaatatttaattcatgaatttacacgtggcacgatttaattcgacgacaatttaattgtctacatatataatttgaaataatcctcattttcacattaaactcataacctaaataaaaagcttaattttcattcatattttagcttttcatcattctcaaattAATATTCTATTGAACTTATTCACTGAAGAtctagataaagaaatacttaaattatgtatttcaagcacatagtttttcatattttttttttataattgcaatagttttccacattcaattgaatttgactatataaaataaataaaatgatacttgaatatattttaaataaataggttattcaatttaatttggtcatatgaaataaagaaaatgatactaagatatatattaaataaataagttcttcaaattaatttgaaataaatcctCATTTCCAAATAATCTCATAATTATAATCTAGATAAAACACTTAATCTCCATTCATATATTAGCCTTTCAACGTTTGAATTTTGGTTGAGACGGATGATCAACTAAGgtaacaaattatatttaattatctatatatttcaataactTAAATAAGTATGAGTAGTGGTGGGTATTACTATAAGTTGGTCTTCAATCAAAATGTATAGTAAATAATTCTTTATTGATTTTCAAACGAATACAGGTGtggatttataaattcaaaatgagttttttttttaccttgACAATTATTATCATACTTAAGTAGGAACatcaaatacaaaaaaaaaaagtcgcgGGGGCTGCAAAATGCAACGAACCAAATCAAGTGATGAATAAAGTTCCAACTTAATTTGACTTGATAAAAGCAAAATACTCCAGGAGATGAACCACTAATAGAAATAAATCCAAAATGCAAATCATTAACCATCAAAATTGCCACGCCAAAGAACAACACTAACATTAATATTTGATCGGAGCAATAACGTCAAGTTGGGAACCAAGCTTCTCTTGCGCAATCTTTTCAGCTTTAACCCTCAATTTAATCAACTGCTTCTTCCTCTCGTATGTTGCCTGAGCTCTGTCTTTCCTCTTCTTCTCCAACTCCCTGATAGTATCATAGTGGTTCCATCCCACTTCCGATGACAGTCGTCCCAATAGGCAATACTTGTGCCCAGCTTGGAGCCTCAAAACCTTGAGAGCATCTGGAATAACCATCCTCTTTATCTTATCATACGGTGGAGGTACACCCTCATAAACCTTAAGACGAGCAAGAGCAGCTTCTCCTCTCTTAGTCTTGTGAGGAATCATTCCACGAATAGTCCTCCAGAGAATCTTCGAAGGAGCGCGGAAGTGGATGGGGCCATGAGAGGGCTTGGTGTTCATACGCTTGCGGAGGAAGCGCAGGTACTTCATTTTCTGCCGAACGAGGCCGCCGGAGAGGCAGATTTCCTCGCAGCGGACGACGACGACCTTCTGCCCGTTCAGGAGTTCCTTCGCCAAAATGGAGGCGAGGCGGCCGAGCATGTGGTTCCTGGCGTCCACCACCACCCTCTTCGCGCAGATCCCTGAACCCGACACCATTTTTCCCTCTCTGAATTGCGAGCTCTGTCTAAATTCAAAATGAGTTTAATCAAttgtataatatccaaatatgtaccttaaatttgattttttatattttgttatttatctaTGTACTATATCAATTATCTACATATTGAGAGGTCTCCACTATTCTTTATCCTATGTAGCACTCTCACAATTTATATTTGTTTCACAACCAATTCTACACcatatgacatttttacatcCTAAATAAAAAGTATAGatattctcaaaataaatagattattcaaatgaatttggtcgtaataaaagaaatacttaaatgtattttaaataaataaattattcaatttaatttggtcatataaaataaagaaagtgatactaagatatatacgaaataaataatttcttcaatttaattttggtcatgtaaaataatttgaaataaatttcattCTCACATTAATCTCACAATGATATATCTTAATTAATAAAAGGCTTAATCTTTATTCATATATTAGCTTATCAGCGTTCCCACATTGGTATTTTGTCATTCTTGCATTGATTTTTATTGAACTTCACcactaaaaaatataaataaaaggatTCTTTTGAGATGCatgtaaaataaatagattcttcTATTTAGTTTGTTCATGAAAAATTACTTCAAATACATTATCATTTTCGAATTGATCTAAAACATTCTCACATATATTGAATCAATATTAAATCtcacaattcaaaatttaaataaaaataaattcaaataaattactattgccgaatttggtcatataaaataaatagagttaagtaccaaatcccccccaacgttggggctcctatcgcgtataggaccctatagtcagggtaagcgctgtttactacctcaacgtggcaaaatcgtagCAATTTCCCCCCTGCGTTTTAACACCATTAAGTCaccgttaaaaaaattatttttattttatttttaattaagatggtctctctctctccccccccccccccccccttgaGCATCCTCTCTACTCTCCTCTGCGTTCTCTTTCCCTCTTTGCTATACCGTCTCTCTCCCTCCTTCTCTAGTGAGCGTCGCTGGTTCTCGCCACCTCCGGTGTGGCGAGGCCGGCGCCTCCCTTCTTTCCCctcttttccttcattttcttcCCCTTTTCCTCAAATCAGAAATAGATCTAGGGTTTCTAATTTCCTCTCCACAATTCTTGTTCTCCAGCGAAtaacgccgccgccgctgctgcttgTCGCGCCGCCACCTTTTCTGTCTCAGGTAAGCTCTCTTCATCACTCTCTCATGATGTCGCGCCGCTGCGCATGCAGtgccggcggtcgccgccctGCTCTCTTTTCTCTTCCTCTATCTCGCTCTGTCATTTTCTCCCTCGCTCAAT contains:
- the LOC130987473 gene encoding 60S ribosomal protein L13a-4-like — protein: MVSGSGICAKRVVVDARNHMLGRLASILAKELLNGQKVVVVRCEEICLSGGLVRQKMKYLRFLRKRMNTKPSHGPIHFRAPSKILWRTIRGMIPHKTKRGEAALARLKVYEGVPPPYDKIKRMVIPDALKVLRLQAGHKYCLLGRLSSEVGWNHYDTIRELEKKRKDRAQATYERKKQLIKLRVKAEKIAQEKLGSQLDVIAPIKY